Proteins co-encoded in one Xiphophorus couchianus chromosome 16, X_couchianus-1.0, whole genome shotgun sequence genomic window:
- the med25 gene encoding mediator of RNA polymerase II transcription subunit 25 isoform X4 produces MEPSTKPGPNHVADVVFVIEGTANLGPYFESLRKNYILPAIEYFNGGPPAETDFGGDYGGTQYGLVVFNTVDCAPESYVQCHAPTSSAFEFVSWIDSIQFMGGGAESCSLIAEGLSVALQLFDDFKKMREQIGQTHKVCVLLCNSPPYLLPAVESVSYTGFTADNLVKIIRDRGIHFSVVAPRKLPALRALFEWASPVTGAVEPHPDYSQDPFHMVLVRGISLPVSAGGGQPHKPVLPPQPLPGSQSVVGPSQAPPPINPAHSYQNQPPLTPAQVAAQMAVDAANNQKNRFTGITGGQFQNQSISSVPGSKHGPPSLPTVTTVNQPMPQQVPPNPQQTVPPPSQLVVSQQVQPQPQPNQPPAPSAQPNIASVPPGQVNTNQMGQPQGVANKVVAWTGVLEWQEKPKASSMDSTKLTRSLPCQVYVNQGENLNTDQWPQKLIMQLIPQQLLTTLGHLFRNSRMVQFLFTSKDMDSLRGLYRIMANGFAGCVHFPHTTSPCEVRVLMLLYSSKKKIFMGLIPNDQSGFVNGIRQVITNHKQVQQHRALGGASVSMQPNQVPTNQNFLNRPPGPIPVSHGNVQQQMTMRAAGPTNQQPPVSGAPPNQVAQGGQTQPQGSILRLPNPGANPQLRSLLLSQQQPQGGVSHMPNMMSHQALGQQMVHPAPGGGPQIQNQWRQPMSGQMLMSGGQRGPIPQPGMPQVPNITDEDVIRDLL; encoded by the exons ATGGAGCCCTCCACCAAACCTGGGCCCAACCATGTTGCTGATGTGGTGTTCGTCATCGAAGGAACGGCCAACCTCGGACCGTACTTCGAGTCTTTAAGGAAAAACTACATTCTTCCAGCCATTGA atatTTCAACGGAGGCCCTCCTGCAGAAACAGATTTCGGTGGAGAC TATGGAGGGACGCAGTACGGTCTGGTGGTGTTCAACACGGTTGACTGCGCGCCGGAGTCATACGTCCAGTGTCACGCACCAACCAGCTCTGCTTTCGAGTTTGTGTCGTGGATCGACAGCATCCA GTTCATGGGAGGCGGAGCTGAAAGCTGCAGTCTGATCGCAGAGGGACTTTCTGTGGCCCTGCAGCTTTTTGATGACTTTAAAAAGATGAGAGAACAAAT AGGTCAAACGCATAAGGTGTGTGTGCTGCTGTGTAACTCCCCTCCATATCTGCTTCCCGCTGTGGAAAGCGTCAGCTACACTGGCTTCACAGCGGATAACTTGGTCAAAATCATCAGAGAT agagGGATTCACTTCTCTGTGGTCGCTCCGCGGAAGCTGCCAGCTCTCAGGGCTTTGTTCGAATGGGCGTCTCCGGTGACCGGCGCCGTGGAACCGCATCCGGACTACAGCCAGGACCCGTTCCACATGGTGCTGGTCAGAGGAATCTCTCTGCCTG TTTCCGCAGGCGGAGGACAACCACACAAACCAGTCCTCCCTCCTCAGCCGCTGCCTGGTAGCCAGTCTGTTGTCGGACCCTCGCAAGCCCCCCCACCCATCAACCCCGCACACAGTTATCAG AACCAGCCTCCGTTGACTCCTGCTCAGGTGGCAGCACAGATGGCCGTGGATGCAGCCAATAACCAGAAGAATCGCT tcaCAGGAATTACTGGTGGGCAATTCCAGAATCAGTCGATTTCTTCGGTTCCCGGGTCAAAGCACGGGCCGCCTAGCCTACCGACGGTTACCACGGTGAACCAGCCGATGCCCCAGCAGGTTCCCCCCAATCCACAGCAAACCGTTCCGCCCCCGAGCCAACTGGTGGTCAGTCAGCAGGTCCAGCCGCAGCCGCAGCCCAATCAGCCCCCGGCGCCGTCAGCACAGCCCAACATC GCCAGCGTTCCCCCAGGTCAAGTTAATACAAACCAAATGGGTCAGCCTCAAGGCGTGGCTAATAAGGTTGTGGCCTGGACCGGAGTTCTGGAGTGGCAAGAG AAGCCCAAAGCCTCGTCTATGGATTCAACCAAACTGACGCGTTCCCTGCCGTGTCAAGTTTACGTCAACCAAGGAGAAAACCT CAACACAGACCAGTGGCCACAGAAGCTCATCATGCAGCTGATCCCACAGCAGTTACTG aCGACTCTAGGGCACCTGTTCAGAAACTCTCGAATGGTTCAGTTTCTCTTCACCAGCAAAGACATGGATTCCTTGAGGGGCCTTTATCGCATCATGGCCAATGGTTTT gcAGGATGTGTGCATTTCCCCCACACAACTTCGCCGTGTGAAGTGCGGGTCCTGATGCTGCTCTACTCGTCCAAGAAGAAGATCTTCATGGGCCTCATCCCCAACGACCAGAGCGGCTTCGTCAACGGCATCCGGCAGGTCATCACCAACCACAAGCAGGTCCAGCAGCACAGAGCG ttAGGTGGAGCTTCGGTTTCAATGCAGCCCAATCAAGTCCCAACCAACCAGAACTTTCTGAACCGGCCGCCGGGCCCCATCCCGGTTTCCCACGGCAACGTCCAGCAGCAG ATGACGATGAGAGCAGCAGGACCAACCAATCAGCAGCCTCCGGTCAGCGGAGCTCCACCCAATCAGGTTGCTCAGGGCGGACAGACCCAACCACAGGGATCTATTCTTCGCCTCCCGAATCCAGGAGCCAATCCGCAGCTCCGGAGTCTCCTTCTCAGCCAGCAGCAGCCG CAGGGTGGAGTGTCTCACATGCCAAACATGATGTCCCACCAAGCGTTGGGGCAGCAGATGGTGCATCCGGCACCAGGAGGCGGGCCTCAAATACAAAACCAGTGGAGGCAGCCAATGTCAG GTCAGATGCTGATGTCTGGAGGGCAGCGGGGGCCCATACCCCAACCTGGGATGCCTCAGGTCCCCAACATCACAGACGAGGACGTCATCAGGGACCTTCTCTGA
- the med25 gene encoding mediator of RNA polymerase II transcription subunit 25 isoform X3: MEPSTKPGPNHVADVVFVIEGTANLGPYFESLRKNYILPAIEYFNGGPPAETDFGGDYGGTQYGLVVFNTVDCAPESYVQCHAPTSSAFEFVSWIDSIQFMGGGAESCSLIAEGLSVALQLFDDFKKMREQIGQTHKVCVLLCNSPPYLLPAVESVSYTGFTADNLVKIIRDRGIHFSVVAPRKLPALRALFEWASPVTGAVEPHPDYSQDPFHMVLVRGISLPVSAGGGQPHKPVLPPQPLPGSQSVVGPSQAPPPINPAHSYQNQPPLTPAQVAAQMAVDAANNQKNRFTGITGGQFQNQSISSVPGSKHGPPSLPTVTTVNQPMPQQVPPNPQQTVPPPSQLVVSQQVQPQPQPNQPPAPSAQPNIASVPPGQVNTNQMGQPQGVANKVVAWTGVLEWQEKPKASSMDSTKLTRSLPCQVYVNQGENLNTDQWPQKLIMQLIPQQLLTTLGHLFRNSRMVQFLFTSKDMDSLRGLYRIMANGFAGCVHFPHTTSPCEVRVLMLLYSSKKKIFMGLIPNDQSGFVNGIRQVITNHKQVQQHRAQLGGASVSMQPNQVPTNQNFLNRPPGPIPVSHGNVQQQMTMRAAGPTNQQPPVSGAPPNQVAQGGQTQPQGSILRLPNPGANPQLRSLLLSQQQPQGGVSHMPNMMSHQALGQQMVHPAPGGGPQIQNQWRQPMSGQMLMSGGQRGPIPQPGMPQVPNITDEDVIRDLL; this comes from the exons ATGGAGCCCTCCACCAAACCTGGGCCCAACCATGTTGCTGATGTGGTGTTCGTCATCGAAGGAACGGCCAACCTCGGACCGTACTTCGAGTCTTTAAGGAAAAACTACATTCTTCCAGCCATTGA atatTTCAACGGAGGCCCTCCTGCAGAAACAGATTTCGGTGGAGAC TATGGAGGGACGCAGTACGGTCTGGTGGTGTTCAACACGGTTGACTGCGCGCCGGAGTCATACGTCCAGTGTCACGCACCAACCAGCTCTGCTTTCGAGTTTGTGTCGTGGATCGACAGCATCCA GTTCATGGGAGGCGGAGCTGAAAGCTGCAGTCTGATCGCAGAGGGACTTTCTGTGGCCCTGCAGCTTTTTGATGACTTTAAAAAGATGAGAGAACAAAT AGGTCAAACGCATAAGGTGTGTGTGCTGCTGTGTAACTCCCCTCCATATCTGCTTCCCGCTGTGGAAAGCGTCAGCTACACTGGCTTCACAGCGGATAACTTGGTCAAAATCATCAGAGAT agagGGATTCACTTCTCTGTGGTCGCTCCGCGGAAGCTGCCAGCTCTCAGGGCTTTGTTCGAATGGGCGTCTCCGGTGACCGGCGCCGTGGAACCGCATCCGGACTACAGCCAGGACCCGTTCCACATGGTGCTGGTCAGAGGAATCTCTCTGCCTG TTTCCGCAGGCGGAGGACAACCACACAAACCAGTCCTCCCTCCTCAGCCGCTGCCTGGTAGCCAGTCTGTTGTCGGACCCTCGCAAGCCCCCCCACCCATCAACCCCGCACACAGTTATCAG AACCAGCCTCCGTTGACTCCTGCTCAGGTGGCAGCACAGATGGCCGTGGATGCAGCCAATAACCAGAAGAATCGCT tcaCAGGAATTACTGGTGGGCAATTCCAGAATCAGTCGATTTCTTCGGTTCCCGGGTCAAAGCACGGGCCGCCTAGCCTACCGACGGTTACCACGGTGAACCAGCCGATGCCCCAGCAGGTTCCCCCCAATCCACAGCAAACCGTTCCGCCCCCGAGCCAACTGGTGGTCAGTCAGCAGGTCCAGCCGCAGCCGCAGCCCAATCAGCCCCCGGCGCCGTCAGCACAGCCCAACATC GCCAGCGTTCCCCCAGGTCAAGTTAATACAAACCAAATGGGTCAGCCTCAAGGCGTGGCTAATAAGGTTGTGGCCTGGACCGGAGTTCTGGAGTGGCAAGAG AAGCCCAAAGCCTCGTCTATGGATTCAACCAAACTGACGCGTTCCCTGCCGTGTCAAGTTTACGTCAACCAAGGAGAAAACCT CAACACAGACCAGTGGCCACAGAAGCTCATCATGCAGCTGATCCCACAGCAGTTACTG aCGACTCTAGGGCACCTGTTCAGAAACTCTCGAATGGTTCAGTTTCTCTTCACCAGCAAAGACATGGATTCCTTGAGGGGCCTTTATCGCATCATGGCCAATGGTTTT gcAGGATGTGTGCATTTCCCCCACACAACTTCGCCGTGTGAAGTGCGGGTCCTGATGCTGCTCTACTCGTCCAAGAAGAAGATCTTCATGGGCCTCATCCCCAACGACCAGAGCGGCTTCGTCAACGGCATCCGGCAGGTCATCACCAACCACAAGCAGGTCCAGCAGCACAGAGCG cagttAGGTGGAGCTTCGGTTTCAATGCAGCCCAATCAAGTCCCAACCAACCAGAACTTTCTGAACCGGCCGCCGGGCCCCATCCCGGTTTCCCACGGCAACGTCCAGCAGCAG ATGACGATGAGAGCAGCAGGACCAACCAATCAGCAGCCTCCGGTCAGCGGAGCTCCACCCAATCAGGTTGCTCAGGGCGGACAGACCCAACCACAGGGATCTATTCTTCGCCTCCCGAATCCAGGAGCCAATCCGCAGCTCCGGAGTCTCCTTCTCAGCCAGCAGCAGCCG CAGGGTGGAGTGTCTCACATGCCAAACATGATGTCCCACCAAGCGTTGGGGCAGCAGATGGTGCATCCGGCACCAGGAGGCGGGCCTCAAATACAAAACCAGTGGAGGCAGCCAATGTCAG GTCAGATGCTGATGTCTGGAGGGCAGCGGGGGCCCATACCCCAACCTGGGATGCCTCAGGTCCCCAACATCACAGACGAGGACGTCATCAGGGACCTTCTCTGA
- the med25 gene encoding mediator of RNA polymerase II transcription subunit 25 isoform X1 codes for MEPSTKPGPNHVADVVFVIEGTANLGPYFESLRKNYILPAIEYFNGGPPAETDFGGDYGGTQYGLVVFNTVDCAPESYVQCHAPTSSAFEFVSWIDSIQFMGGGAESCSLIAEGLSVALQLFDDFKKMREQIGQTHKVCVLLCNSPPYLLPAVESVSYTGFTADNLVKIIRDRGIHFSVVAPRKLPALRALFEWASPVTGAVEPHPDYSQDPFHMVLVRGISLPVSAGGGQPHKPVLPPQPLPGSQSVVGPSQAPPPINPAHSYQNQPPLTPAQVAAQMAVDAANNQKNRFTGITGGQFQNQSISSVPGSKHGPPSLPTVTTVNQPMPQQVPPNPQQTVPPPSQLVVSQQVQPQPQPNQPPAPSAQPNIASVPPGQVNTNQMGQPQGVANKVVAWTGVLEWQEKPKASSMDSTKLTRSLPCQVYVNQGENLNTDQWPQKLIMQLIPQQLLTTLGHLFRNSRMVQFLFTSKDMDSLRGLYRIMANGFAGCVHFPHTTSPCEVRVLMLLYSSKKKIFMGLIPNDQSGFVNGIRQVITNHKQVQQHRAQLGGASVSMQPNQVPTNQNFLNRPPGPIPVSHGNVQQQSVVVGMPPVSQVSIMEEQQRPSSMMTMRAAGPTNQQPPVSGAPPNQVAQGGQTQPQGSILRLPNPGANPQLRSLLLSQQQPQGGVSHMPNMMSHQALGQQMVHPAPGGGPQIQNQWRQPMSGQMLMSGGQRGPIPQPGMPQVPNITDEDVIRDLL; via the exons ATGGAGCCCTCCACCAAACCTGGGCCCAACCATGTTGCTGATGTGGTGTTCGTCATCGAAGGAACGGCCAACCTCGGACCGTACTTCGAGTCTTTAAGGAAAAACTACATTCTTCCAGCCATTGA atatTTCAACGGAGGCCCTCCTGCAGAAACAGATTTCGGTGGAGAC TATGGAGGGACGCAGTACGGTCTGGTGGTGTTCAACACGGTTGACTGCGCGCCGGAGTCATACGTCCAGTGTCACGCACCAACCAGCTCTGCTTTCGAGTTTGTGTCGTGGATCGACAGCATCCA GTTCATGGGAGGCGGAGCTGAAAGCTGCAGTCTGATCGCAGAGGGACTTTCTGTGGCCCTGCAGCTTTTTGATGACTTTAAAAAGATGAGAGAACAAAT AGGTCAAACGCATAAGGTGTGTGTGCTGCTGTGTAACTCCCCTCCATATCTGCTTCCCGCTGTGGAAAGCGTCAGCTACACTGGCTTCACAGCGGATAACTTGGTCAAAATCATCAGAGAT agagGGATTCACTTCTCTGTGGTCGCTCCGCGGAAGCTGCCAGCTCTCAGGGCTTTGTTCGAATGGGCGTCTCCGGTGACCGGCGCCGTGGAACCGCATCCGGACTACAGCCAGGACCCGTTCCACATGGTGCTGGTCAGAGGAATCTCTCTGCCTG TTTCCGCAGGCGGAGGACAACCACACAAACCAGTCCTCCCTCCTCAGCCGCTGCCTGGTAGCCAGTCTGTTGTCGGACCCTCGCAAGCCCCCCCACCCATCAACCCCGCACACAGTTATCAG AACCAGCCTCCGTTGACTCCTGCTCAGGTGGCAGCACAGATGGCCGTGGATGCAGCCAATAACCAGAAGAATCGCT tcaCAGGAATTACTGGTGGGCAATTCCAGAATCAGTCGATTTCTTCGGTTCCCGGGTCAAAGCACGGGCCGCCTAGCCTACCGACGGTTACCACGGTGAACCAGCCGATGCCCCAGCAGGTTCCCCCCAATCCACAGCAAACCGTTCCGCCCCCGAGCCAACTGGTGGTCAGTCAGCAGGTCCAGCCGCAGCCGCAGCCCAATCAGCCCCCGGCGCCGTCAGCACAGCCCAACATC GCCAGCGTTCCCCCAGGTCAAGTTAATACAAACCAAATGGGTCAGCCTCAAGGCGTGGCTAATAAGGTTGTGGCCTGGACCGGAGTTCTGGAGTGGCAAGAG AAGCCCAAAGCCTCGTCTATGGATTCAACCAAACTGACGCGTTCCCTGCCGTGTCAAGTTTACGTCAACCAAGGAGAAAACCT CAACACAGACCAGTGGCCACAGAAGCTCATCATGCAGCTGATCCCACAGCAGTTACTG aCGACTCTAGGGCACCTGTTCAGAAACTCTCGAATGGTTCAGTTTCTCTTCACCAGCAAAGACATGGATTCCTTGAGGGGCCTTTATCGCATCATGGCCAATGGTTTT gcAGGATGTGTGCATTTCCCCCACACAACTTCGCCGTGTGAAGTGCGGGTCCTGATGCTGCTCTACTCGTCCAAGAAGAAGATCTTCATGGGCCTCATCCCCAACGACCAGAGCGGCTTCGTCAACGGCATCCGGCAGGTCATCACCAACCACAAGCAGGTCCAGCAGCACAGAGCG cagttAGGTGGAGCTTCGGTTTCAATGCAGCCCAATCAAGTCCCAACCAACCAGAACTTTCTGAACCGGCCGCCGGGCCCCATCCCGGTTTCCCACGGCAACGTCCAGCAGCAG TCTGTGGTGGTGGGCATGCCCCCCGTTAGTCAGGTCTCCATTATGGAGGAGCAGCAAAGGCCCAGCAGCATG ATGACGATGAGAGCAGCAGGACCAACCAATCAGCAGCCTCCGGTCAGCGGAGCTCCACCCAATCAGGTTGCTCAGGGCGGACAGACCCAACCACAGGGATCTATTCTTCGCCTCCCGAATCCAGGAGCCAATCCGCAGCTCCGGAGTCTCCTTCTCAGCCAGCAGCAGCCG CAGGGTGGAGTGTCTCACATGCCAAACATGATGTCCCACCAAGCGTTGGGGCAGCAGATGGTGCATCCGGCACCAGGAGGCGGGCCTCAAATACAAAACCAGTGGAGGCAGCCAATGTCAG GTCAGATGCTGATGTCTGGAGGGCAGCGGGGGCCCATACCCCAACCTGGGATGCCTCAGGTCCCCAACATCACAGACGAGGACGTCATCAGGGACCTTCTCTGA
- the med25 gene encoding mediator of RNA polymerase II transcription subunit 25 isoform X2: MEPSTKPGPNHVADVVFVIEGTANLGPYFESLRKNYILPAIEYFNGGPPAETDFGGDYGGTQYGLVVFNTVDCAPESYVQCHAPTSSAFEFVSWIDSIQFMGGGAESCSLIAEGLSVALQLFDDFKKMREQIGQTHKVCVLLCNSPPYLLPAVESVSYTGFTADNLVKIIRDRGIHFSVVAPRKLPALRALFEWASPVTGAVEPHPDYSQDPFHMVLVRGISLPVSAGGGQPHKPVLPPQPLPGSQSVVGPSQAPPPINPAHSYQNQPPLTPAQVAAQMAVDAANNQKNRFTGITGGQFQNQSISSVPGSKHGPPSLPTVTTVNQPMPQQVPPNPQQTVPPPSQLVVSQQVQPQPQPNQPPAPSAQPNIASVPPGQVNTNQMGQPQGVANKVVAWTGVLEWQEKPKASSMDSTKLTRSLPCQVYVNQGENLNTDQWPQKLIMQLIPQQLLTTLGHLFRNSRMVQFLFTSKDMDSLRGLYRIMANGFAGCVHFPHTTSPCEVRVLMLLYSSKKKIFMGLIPNDQSGFVNGIRQVITNHKQVQQHRALGGASVSMQPNQVPTNQNFLNRPPGPIPVSHGNVQQQSVVVGMPPVSQVSIMEEQQRPSSMMTMRAAGPTNQQPPVSGAPPNQVAQGGQTQPQGSILRLPNPGANPQLRSLLLSQQQPQGGVSHMPNMMSHQALGQQMVHPAPGGGPQIQNQWRQPMSGQMLMSGGQRGPIPQPGMPQVPNITDEDVIRDLL; the protein is encoded by the exons ATGGAGCCCTCCACCAAACCTGGGCCCAACCATGTTGCTGATGTGGTGTTCGTCATCGAAGGAACGGCCAACCTCGGACCGTACTTCGAGTCTTTAAGGAAAAACTACATTCTTCCAGCCATTGA atatTTCAACGGAGGCCCTCCTGCAGAAACAGATTTCGGTGGAGAC TATGGAGGGACGCAGTACGGTCTGGTGGTGTTCAACACGGTTGACTGCGCGCCGGAGTCATACGTCCAGTGTCACGCACCAACCAGCTCTGCTTTCGAGTTTGTGTCGTGGATCGACAGCATCCA GTTCATGGGAGGCGGAGCTGAAAGCTGCAGTCTGATCGCAGAGGGACTTTCTGTGGCCCTGCAGCTTTTTGATGACTTTAAAAAGATGAGAGAACAAAT AGGTCAAACGCATAAGGTGTGTGTGCTGCTGTGTAACTCCCCTCCATATCTGCTTCCCGCTGTGGAAAGCGTCAGCTACACTGGCTTCACAGCGGATAACTTGGTCAAAATCATCAGAGAT agagGGATTCACTTCTCTGTGGTCGCTCCGCGGAAGCTGCCAGCTCTCAGGGCTTTGTTCGAATGGGCGTCTCCGGTGACCGGCGCCGTGGAACCGCATCCGGACTACAGCCAGGACCCGTTCCACATGGTGCTGGTCAGAGGAATCTCTCTGCCTG TTTCCGCAGGCGGAGGACAACCACACAAACCAGTCCTCCCTCCTCAGCCGCTGCCTGGTAGCCAGTCTGTTGTCGGACCCTCGCAAGCCCCCCCACCCATCAACCCCGCACACAGTTATCAG AACCAGCCTCCGTTGACTCCTGCTCAGGTGGCAGCACAGATGGCCGTGGATGCAGCCAATAACCAGAAGAATCGCT tcaCAGGAATTACTGGTGGGCAATTCCAGAATCAGTCGATTTCTTCGGTTCCCGGGTCAAAGCACGGGCCGCCTAGCCTACCGACGGTTACCACGGTGAACCAGCCGATGCCCCAGCAGGTTCCCCCCAATCCACAGCAAACCGTTCCGCCCCCGAGCCAACTGGTGGTCAGTCAGCAGGTCCAGCCGCAGCCGCAGCCCAATCAGCCCCCGGCGCCGTCAGCACAGCCCAACATC GCCAGCGTTCCCCCAGGTCAAGTTAATACAAACCAAATGGGTCAGCCTCAAGGCGTGGCTAATAAGGTTGTGGCCTGGACCGGAGTTCTGGAGTGGCAAGAG AAGCCCAAAGCCTCGTCTATGGATTCAACCAAACTGACGCGTTCCCTGCCGTGTCAAGTTTACGTCAACCAAGGAGAAAACCT CAACACAGACCAGTGGCCACAGAAGCTCATCATGCAGCTGATCCCACAGCAGTTACTG aCGACTCTAGGGCACCTGTTCAGAAACTCTCGAATGGTTCAGTTTCTCTTCACCAGCAAAGACATGGATTCCTTGAGGGGCCTTTATCGCATCATGGCCAATGGTTTT gcAGGATGTGTGCATTTCCCCCACACAACTTCGCCGTGTGAAGTGCGGGTCCTGATGCTGCTCTACTCGTCCAAGAAGAAGATCTTCATGGGCCTCATCCCCAACGACCAGAGCGGCTTCGTCAACGGCATCCGGCAGGTCATCACCAACCACAAGCAGGTCCAGCAGCACAGAGCG ttAGGTGGAGCTTCGGTTTCAATGCAGCCCAATCAAGTCCCAACCAACCAGAACTTTCTGAACCGGCCGCCGGGCCCCATCCCGGTTTCCCACGGCAACGTCCAGCAGCAG TCTGTGGTGGTGGGCATGCCCCCCGTTAGTCAGGTCTCCATTATGGAGGAGCAGCAAAGGCCCAGCAGCATG ATGACGATGAGAGCAGCAGGACCAACCAATCAGCAGCCTCCGGTCAGCGGAGCTCCACCCAATCAGGTTGCTCAGGGCGGACAGACCCAACCACAGGGATCTATTCTTCGCCTCCCGAATCCAGGAGCCAATCCGCAGCTCCGGAGTCTCCTTCTCAGCCAGCAGCAGCCG CAGGGTGGAGTGTCTCACATGCCAAACATGATGTCCCACCAAGCGTTGGGGCAGCAGATGGTGCATCCGGCACCAGGAGGCGGGCCTCAAATACAAAACCAGTGGAGGCAGCCAATGTCAG GTCAGATGCTGATGTCTGGAGGGCAGCGGGGGCCCATACCCCAACCTGGGATGCCTCAGGTCCCCAACATCACAGACGAGGACGTCATCAGGGACCTTCTCTGA